Proteins encoded within one genomic window of Mesobacillus subterraneus:
- a CDS encoding DUF2953 domain-containing protein: MKWVLLAILILTVLVLIIFFTKVKIFLDYFHGNDNDYFKVTIKAWGGLLKFTIEVPVVKIDDNSPTIIAEQKVKTGPDENMKQQKTTQVDKNDLLSSLHDFKQLITHITGLHKIVRDFLKKVTIRNIEWHTMVGVSDAAATGVITGAFWAVKGGVIGLLSYYMKMKEMPVMTISPSFQQTVSITSFKCMIQVRVGHAILAGIKLVKYWKGGWPEFKSKPLSALSGDNTNSV, encoded by the coding sequence ATGAAATGGGTGCTGCTCGCCATACTGATTCTCACGGTGCTTGTACTAATAATCTTTTTTACAAAAGTTAAGATTTTTTTAGATTATTTCCACGGCAATGATAATGATTATTTTAAGGTAACGATTAAAGCTTGGGGTGGTTTGCTCAAGTTTACGATAGAAGTTCCTGTAGTAAAAATTGATGATAATTCTCCAACAATCATCGCAGAGCAAAAAGTTAAAACAGGTCCCGATGAAAATATGAAACAACAAAAAACAACGCAAGTGGATAAAAATGATTTACTTAGCAGCCTTCATGATTTCAAGCAGCTGATCACCCACATCACCGGTCTCCATAAAATCGTCCGGGATTTTTTAAAAAAGGTTACAATACGGAATATCGAATGGCACACCATGGTTGGCGTTTCAGATGCAGCGGCCACAGGCGTGATAACCGGGGCTTTTTGGGCAGTCAAAGGCGGAGTGATCGGTCTCCTGAGCTACTATATGAAAATGAAAGAAATGCCTGTCATGACGATTTCACCAAGCTTCCAGCAAACTGTTTCAATTACTAGTTTTAAATGTATGATTCAAGTAAGAGTCGGGCATGCTATTTTAGCAGGAATAAAGCTGGTTAAATATTGGAAAGGCGGCTGGCCAGAATTTAAATCAAAGCCATTATCCGCTCTTTCTGGTGATAATACTAATTCTGTCTAA
- the ytfJ gene encoding GerW family sporulation protein encodes MSDHPIQGLMTTAMESLKEMIDVNTIIGDPVETPDGSVILTVSKVGFGFAAGGSEFVLESSKGGSGGSGGSGGSGGQSGGSQHPFGGGSGGGVSITPIAFLIVNSKGVKMLHLDESTHLYEKILDLAPQAVEKIQQMMSKKDQNSQDGSQNKNQGHSQSDYNGPKTDLDL; translated from the coding sequence ATGTCCGACCATCCAATTCAAGGATTAATGACAACTGCCATGGAAAGCTTGAAAGAAATGATTGATGTTAACACAATCATTGGAGACCCCGTAGAAACTCCGGATGGAAGTGTAATCCTGACAGTTTCAAAGGTAGGTTTCGGTTTTGCAGCTGGTGGAAGTGAATTTGTTTTGGAAAGCTCTAAAGGAGGATCCGGTGGCTCAGGCGGTTCTGGTGGCTCAGGAGGACAGTCTGGAGGTTCCCAGCACCCTTTTGGAGGAGGTAGCGGTGGCGGTGTGTCAATCACACCAATTGCTTTCCTGATCGTCAACTCTAAGGGTGTAAAAATGCTCCATCTTGATGAAAGTACACATTTGTACGAGAAGATACTTGATCTGGCTCCACAGGCCGTTGAAAAAATTCAGCAAATGATGTCAAAGAAAGACCAGAACAGCCAGGATGGCAGCCAGAACAAGAACCAAGGCCATTCTCAGTCTGATTACAACGGTCCGAAAACAGACCTGGATCTCTAA
- the tpx gene encoding thiol peroxidase, with protein sequence MASVTFKGNPVTLLGNEVKVGDQAPDFKVLANDLSEVTLQDSKGQVRLISVVPSLDTGVCDAQTRRFNEETANVDNVKILTVSVDLPFAQKRWCGAAGIDKVQTLSDHRELSFGEAYGVGIKELRLLARAVFVVDSNDKVTYVEYVSEATDHPNYEAAIEAAKQAN encoded by the coding sequence ATGGCATCTGTTACATTTAAGGGGAACCCAGTTACATTATTAGGAAATGAAGTGAAGGTTGGAGACCAGGCACCAGATTTTAAAGTGCTTGCAAACGATCTTTCTGAAGTGACACTTCAAGATTCAAAAGGACAAGTACGTTTGATCAGCGTTGTTCCTTCACTTGATACAGGAGTTTGTGATGCGCAGACTCGCCGTTTCAATGAAGAAACTGCAAACGTTGATAACGTTAAGATTTTGACAGTCAGCGTGGACCTTCCTTTCGCACAAAAGCGCTGGTGCGGAGCGGCTGGAATCGATAAAGTCCAGACACTATCTGATCACCGCGAGCTTTCATTCGGTGAAGCTTACGGAGTAGGAATCAAGGAACTTCGCCTACTAGCACGCGCAGTATTTGTTGTGGATTCAAACGACAAAGTAACATACGTTGAGTATGTAAGCGAAGCAACAGACCACCCTAACTACGAAGCAGCAATCGAAGCTGCAAAACAAGCGAACTAA
- a CDS encoding class I SAM-dependent methyltransferase, translating to MSVTPVEQLFTAFNTSADILKDELSCTYLEALAETGENMFQGTVLQDELNEVTQKRLEKVYKEINLDSFSKEEIRKGFQLAILKGMKEHVQPNHQMTPDSVGMFIGYLVNKFVAEKSFRLLDPAVGTGNLLATVLNQQTDKEIDSVGVEIDDLLIRLAFVNANLQKHPVEFFNQDSLEPLFVDPADVAICDLPVGYYPNDLRAEQYEVKAKAKEGYTYSHHMFIEQSTKHVKEGGYLFFMIPNGLFESEQAPMLHEFIKNHLIVQGILQLPASLFKNKQAAKSILILQKHGEEVKAPKQALLAELPKLSDGSAVNRMLNKIDQWFSENKAVKQ from the coding sequence GTGAGTGTGACTCCGGTCGAACAATTATTTACTGCGTTCAATACAAGTGCAGATATTTTAAAAGATGAGTTATCATGTACATATTTAGAGGCGCTGGCTGAAACCGGTGAAAACATGTTTCAGGGCACAGTGCTTCAAGACGAACTAAATGAAGTGACACAGAAAAGGCTTGAAAAAGTATACAAGGAGATCAACCTTGATTCTTTTAGCAAGGAAGAAATCCGCAAAGGCTTCCAGCTTGCGATTTTGAAGGGCATGAAGGAACATGTGCAGCCGAACCATCAAATGACACCTGATTCTGTCGGCATGTTCATCGGCTACCTGGTCAATAAGTTTGTCGCCGAGAAGTCATTCAGGCTGCTTGATCCAGCAGTGGGAACAGGGAACTTGCTGGCTACGGTTTTGAACCAGCAGACAGACAAGGAAATCGATTCTGTTGGTGTTGAAATTGATGACTTGCTGATCCGTCTGGCTTTCGTGAATGCCAATCTTCAAAAGCATCCTGTCGAGTTTTTCAATCAGGACAGTCTTGAACCGTTGTTTGTCGATCCAGCAGATGTGGCCATTTGTGACCTTCCAGTAGGCTACTATCCAAATGACCTTCGAGCGGAACAATATGAAGTAAAAGCAAAAGCAAAAGAAGGCTATACGTACTCTCATCACATGTTTATCGAGCAAAGTACTAAGCATGTAAAAGAAGGCGGGTATTTGTTCTTCATGATTCCTAATGGTCTTTTTGAAAGTGAACAAGCTCCTATGCTTCATGAATTCATTAAAAACCATTTGATTGTCCAGGGTATTTTACAGCTTCCTGCTTCATTGTTTAAAAACAAACAGGCAGCTAAAAGTATCTTAATCCTGCAGAAACACGGTGAAGAAGTGAAAGCACCAAAGCAGGCACTTCTGGCCGAGCTTCCAAAACTATCGGACGGCTCCGCTGTAAACAGGATGCTGAATAAAATCGATCAATGGTTCAGCGAAAATAAAGCTGTAAAGCAATAG
- a CDS encoding acetate kinase, which translates to MSKIIAINAGSSSLKFQLFEMPSEEVITKGIVERIGLKDSIFTISVNGEKNKEVTDIPDHAVAVKILLDKLTSLGIIQSLDEIEGIDHRVVHGGEEFSDSILITEEVLQKIEELSELAPLHNPANLTGIRAFQQVLPNVPAIAVFDTAFHQTMPENSFLYSLPYDYYKKYGIRKYGFHGTSHKYVSQRAAEMLGRPVEHLRLISCHLGNGASIAAIEGGKSIDTSMGFTPLAGVTMGTRSGNIDPALIPYIMEKTDKNADEVLDVLNKESGMLGVSGFSSDLRDIEDEAENGNERAELALKVFADRIHKYIGSYAARMCGVDAIIFTAGIGENSSAIRARVLQGLEFMGIYWDPALNKVRGEEAFISYPHSPVKVMVIPTDEEVMIARDVVRLAK; encoded by the coding sequence ATGTCTAAAATAATTGCAATTAATGCGGGCAGTTCGTCACTAAAGTTCCAACTGTTCGAAATGCCAAGCGAAGAAGTTATCACTAAAGGTATTGTAGAAAGAATCGGACTTAAGGATTCGATCTTCACTATTTCAGTGAATGGAGAAAAAAATAAGGAAGTTACTGATATCCCTGATCATGCGGTTGCGGTAAAAATCCTTCTTGATAAATTGACGTCATTGGGAATTATCCAATCACTTGATGAAATCGAAGGAATCGACCACCGTGTCGTTCACGGCGGTGAAGAATTCAGCGATTCTATATTGATCACCGAAGAAGTTTTACAAAAAATCGAGGAGCTTTCAGAGCTTGCCCCGCTGCATAATCCAGCTAACTTGACTGGAATCCGTGCATTCCAGCAGGTACTTCCGAATGTACCGGCAATTGCTGTGTTTGATACAGCTTTCCACCAGACAATGCCTGAGAACTCTTTCCTTTACAGTCTTCCTTACGATTATTATAAAAAGTACGGTATCCGTAAATATGGTTTCCATGGCACATCACACAAGTATGTTTCCCAGCGTGCAGCAGAAATGCTTGGCCGTCCAGTCGAGCACTTGCGCCTGATTTCCTGCCACCTTGGAAATGGTGCAAGTATCGCGGCGATCGAAGGCGGTAAATCTATTGATACATCAATGGGATTCACTCCGCTTGCAGGTGTGACAATGGGAACTCGTTCAGGTAACATTGACCCTGCTTTGATTCCATATATTATGGAAAAAACGGATAAGAATGCTGATGAAGTATTGGACGTCCTGAACAAGGAAAGCGGTATGCTAGGTGTATCGGGATTCTCAAGTGACCTTCGTGACATCGAAGACGAAGCAGAAAATGGAAATGAACGTGCTGAGCTTGCGCTAAAAGTTTTCGCGGACAGAATCCACAAGTACATCGGTTCATATGCAGCCCGTATGTGCGGTGTTGACGCGATTATCTTTACTGCCGGCATTGGCGAAAATAGTTCGGCAATCCGTGCTCGTGTACTGCAGGGTCTTGAGTTCATGGGCATCTACTGGGACCCAGCTTTGAACAAGGTGCGCGGAGAAGAAGCTTTCATCAGCTACCCGCACTCTCCAGTAAAAGTAATGGTCATCCCGACAGACGAGGAAGTCATGATTGCTCGTGATGTCGTACGTTTGGCAAAATAA
- a CDS encoding EcsC family protein, translating into MPLTQREQKVLDELSVWENNLYDYEPNDFELAYDRYLERSFSLLPDEVQERFFTLFDGWLFHLHSLIQGSQLQMDAKERILSAGRVFQPDLDTIQDLRELPIEQLEFIAKQQIARHRLYSFVQGGMSGSGGNLVLGADMPSMAVINLRIVQLVAMTYGFEVNTPFEMMIALKVFHTATMPSRMQSAGWEELKNDLEQAEDYYFYEGNDDLTDVTWLEQPIKQIFKGMAILMFRKKHVQGMPVISMAIGAGANYQLTRRVTDFAHKFYQMRYFKEKGAL; encoded by the coding sequence ATGCCTTTGACTCAACGGGAACAAAAGGTGCTGGATGAATTAAGTGTTTGGGAAAACAATCTCTACGATTATGAACCGAATGATTTTGAATTAGCGTATGATCGATATCTTGAACGATCTTTTTCGCTTTTGCCAGATGAGGTGCAGGAACGCTTTTTCACCTTATTCGACGGCTGGCTTTTCCATCTTCATTCCCTGATTCAGGGTTCACAGCTGCAGATGGATGCAAAGGAACGGATTCTTTCCGCGGGGCGGGTTTTCCAGCCTGACCTTGATACCATTCAGGATTTAAGGGAGCTGCCGATTGAACAGCTAGAGTTCATTGCCAAACAGCAAATTGCCCGACACAGACTCTATTCCTTCGTCCAGGGCGGTATGTCAGGGAGTGGTGGTAATCTTGTGCTAGGAGCAGATATGCCGTCGATGGCGGTCATTAATTTACGGATTGTTCAGCTGGTTGCGATGACCTATGGTTTCGAAGTGAATACTCCATTTGAAATGATGATCGCTTTGAAAGTTTTTCATACTGCGACAATGCCTTCGAGGATGCAGAGCGCTGGCTGGGAAGAGTTGAAGAATGACCTCGAACAGGCAGAAGACTATTATTTCTATGAAGGCAATGATGATCTGACAGATGTGACATGGCTAGAGCAGCCAATTAAACAGATTTTCAAGGGTATGGCAATCCTGATGTTCCGCAAAAAGCATGTCCAGGGCATGCCAGTGATCAGCATGGCGATCGGTGCTGGGGCAAACTATCAATTGACGAGAAGGGTGACTGACTTCGCGCATAAGTTTTACCAGATGAGATATTTCAAAGAAAAAGGAGCACTATAG
- a CDS encoding MogA/MoaB family molybdenum cofactor biosynthesis protein, producing MSTQEHKQAAPSQVRCKVITISDTRTPDTDKSGKLMMEMLEAAGHKIVDYVIVKDESEPIKSEVLKGCSNSEVDVVLTNGGTGIAKRDVTIETVQSIFEKEIPGFGEIFRMLSYTEDIGSAALLSRAAAGVVNDRAVFSTPGSTGAVRLAMEKLIIPEIGHVVRELTKDL from the coding sequence ATGAGTACACAGGAACACAAACAAGCTGCACCAAGCCAGGTGCGCTGCAAAGTCATAACAATAAGCGATACAAGAACGCCTGATACAGACAAAAGCGGCAAGCTGATGATGGAAATGCTTGAGGCTGCGGGTCATAAGATTGTCGATTACGTGATTGTCAAAGATGAATCAGAACCGATTAAATCTGAAGTGTTGAAAGGATGCAGCAACTCCGAAGTTGATGTCGTGCTGACGAACGGTGGCACAGGGATTGCCAAGCGTGACGTCACAATCGAAACAGTCCAGAGCATATTTGAAAAAGAAATACCTGGATTCGGTGAAATTTTCCGCATGCTAAGCTATACCGAGGATATCGGTTCGGCGGCGCTGCTATCACGTGCTGCAGCCGGAGTCGTCAATGACCGAGCTGTCTTCTCAACACCAGGATCAACGGGTGCAGTTCGCCTGGCAATGGAAAAGCTGATCATTCCTGAAATCGGACACGTTGTAAGAGAACTGACAAAAGATTTATAA
- a CDS encoding GNAT family N-acetyltransferase: MFNYREINRDQELVNQVAVLYQQVWNQEDNTVTERVMRHAGYDGYKGFVAISEHGDVAGYAYGYFSQPGQYYHGLLSKAFSPEGYQYWLADCFEFVELGVHPTFRNQRLAKQLVTRLLDGVEHKTAVLTTQHNNGPARSLYESLGWTVLNNAFDPNGDKDSYVIMGKKLQKEHI; encoded by the coding sequence ATGTTCAACTATAGAGAAATTAATAGAGATCAAGAATTAGTGAACCAGGTAGCGGTATTATATCAACAGGTATGGAATCAAGAAGATAATACCGTCACGGAGCGAGTGATGAGGCATGCAGGCTATGATGGCTATAAAGGTTTTGTAGCAATTTCTGAGCATGGGGATGTGGCTGGTTATGCTTATGGTTACTTTTCTCAGCCGGGTCAATATTATCATGGACTGCTGTCGAAAGCGTTCAGCCCTGAAGGCTATCAATACTGGTTAGCGGATTGTTTTGAGTTCGTTGAATTAGGGGTGCATCCTACATTTAGGAATCAAAGGCTGGCAAAACAGCTGGTAACCCGGTTGTTAGACGGTGTAGAACATAAGACAGCGGTATTAACAACGCAACATAATAATGGTCCTGCTCGGAGTCTATATGAAAGCTTGGGGTGGACCGTTTTAAACAATGCATTTGATCCAAACGGTGATAAAGACTCTTATGTCATTATGGGTAAGAAACTTCAAAAGGAGCATATATGA
- a CDS encoding argininosuccinate synthase — translation MTDNKVVLAYSGGLDTSVAIKWLKDQGYAVIACCLDVGEGKDLDFIKQKALKVGAIQSYVLDVKEEFANDYALFALQSHALYEGKYPLISALSRPLISKKLVEIAEMEGASAVAHGCTGKGNDQVRFEVSIKALNPDLNVIAPVREWRWSREEEIAYAANNGIPIPINLDSPFSIDQNLWGRSNECGILEDPWQAPPVEAYELTAELEDTPDTPDIIEIEFVEGVPKAIDGKVYTLSELILELNAVAGKHGVGRIDHVENRLIGIKSREVYEAPAAMTLIKAHKELEDITLVKEVAHFKPVIEKKMTELIYEGLWFSPLQEALAAFLKSTQKHVTGTVRIKLFKGHAIIEGRKSPYSLYNEKLATYTADDEFDHNAAVGFINLWGLPTVVHSMVQGKKVTV, via the coding sequence ATGACTGATAATAAAGTGGTGCTTGCCTATTCCGGCGGGCTTGATACATCTGTAGCAATCAAATGGCTGAAGGATCAGGGCTACGCAGTAATAGCTTGCTGCCTTGATGTTGGTGAAGGAAAGGATCTTGATTTCATAAAACAAAAAGCTCTGAAGGTCGGTGCGATCCAGTCATATGTGCTAGATGTCAAAGAAGAATTCGCCAATGATTATGCACTTTTCGCCCTGCAGTCCCATGCATTGTACGAAGGGAAATATCCGCTCATATCTGCACTATCACGTCCATTGATTTCTAAGAAACTAGTAGAAATAGCCGAAATGGAAGGTGCATCAGCTGTCGCGCATGGCTGCACAGGGAAAGGAAATGACCAGGTGCGTTTCGAGGTATCAATCAAAGCGCTGAACCCGGATCTTAATGTTATTGCTCCAGTCCGTGAATGGAGATGGTCACGTGAGGAAGAGATTGCATATGCAGCTAATAATGGCATCCCAATCCCAATCAATCTTGACAGCCCGTTCTCGATTGATCAGAATCTTTGGGGAAGAAGCAATGAATGTGGAATTCTTGAAGATCCATGGCAAGCGCCTCCAGTTGAGGCTTATGAATTGACAGCAGAGCTTGAAGACACGCCGGATACCCCTGATATCATCGAGATTGAATTTGTTGAAGGTGTACCAAAAGCGATTGATGGCAAAGTATATACTCTTTCAGAATTGATCCTTGAGCTGAACGCTGTTGCAGGCAAGCACGGAGTCGGAAGGATTGATCATGTGGAAAACCGTCTTATCGGCATCAAGTCGCGTGAGGTATATGAAGCACCTGCCGCGATGACCTTGATTAAAGCACATAAGGAACTTGAGGATATCACGCTTGTCAAAGAAGTAGCCCATTTTAAACCAGTAATTGAGAAGAAAATGACAGAATTAATTTATGAAGGACTCTGGTTCTCACCGCTTCAGGAAGCACTGGCAGCTTTCCTGAAATCAACCCAGAAGCATGTCACAGGTACTGTCCGTATCAAGCTTTTCAAAGGGCATGCGATTATTGAAGGCAGAAAATCTCCGTATTCTTTATATAATGAAAAGCTGGCTACTTACACGGCGGATGATGAGTTCGACCACAATGCTGCTGTTGGATTCATCAATTTATGGGGGCTGCCAACAGTTGTTCACAGCATGGTACAGGGCAAGAAGGTGACAGTGTGA
- the argH gene encoding argininosuccinate lyase, giving the protein MKKLWGGRFAGSAEEWVDEFGASIGFDQELAGQDIEGSIAHATILAKCGVISEDEADVIIQGLKELKQKAFKGELKYSAKLEDIHLNIEHHLTELIGPTGGKLHTARSRNDQVATDMHLYLKEQVSEIIELITEFQRTLVEQAEQNIETLMPGYTHLQRAQPISFAHHLMAYFWMLDRDKQRYMDSMKRINLSPLGAGALAGTTFPIDRHMTAEMLGFEGIYENSLDAVSDRDFILEFLSGSSVLMMHLSRLCEEIILWSSQEFQFIELSDAFTTGSSIMPQKKNPDMAELIRGKTGRVYGSLMGLLTVLKGLPLAYNKDMQEDKEGMFDTVKTVRGSLKIFAGMISTMKVKKEIMEKSIKNDFSNATELADYLAAKGVPFREAHEIVGKLVLECIQKGCFLAELPLEAYKSMNALFDENIYDALNPYNAVERRNSAGGTGFSQVKIQIEKAKRSL; this is encoded by the coding sequence GTGAAGAAATTATGGGGAGGCAGATTCGCCGGATCCGCAGAGGAATGGGTCGATGAGTTTGGGGCATCGATTGGCTTTGACCAGGAACTGGCGGGCCAGGATATTGAGGGAAGTATCGCCCATGCCACAATTCTAGCGAAGTGCGGGGTCATTAGCGAAGATGAAGCGGATGTAATCATCCAAGGATTGAAAGAATTAAAGCAAAAAGCATTCAAAGGCGAATTAAAATACTCAGCTAAGCTTGAGGATATCCACCTGAACATTGAGCATCACCTGACTGAATTGATTGGTCCAACTGGCGGCAAGCTCCATACGGCAAGAAGCAGGAATGACCAAGTGGCGACGGATATGCATTTATATCTTAAAGAACAGGTATCCGAAATCATCGAGCTGATCACTGAATTCCAAAGAACGTTGGTTGAGCAGGCAGAACAGAACATCGAAACACTGATGCCCGGCTATACACATTTGCAAAGAGCCCAGCCAATCTCTTTTGCCCATCATCTGATGGCTTACTTTTGGATGCTTGACCGGGATAAACAGCGCTATATGGATAGCATGAAAAGAATCAATCTTTCACCTCTTGGTGCAGGGGCGCTTGCAGGAACTACTTTTCCAATCGACCGCCATATGACAGCAGAAATGCTCGGTTTTGAAGGCATTTATGAAAACAGCCTTGACGCTGTAAGTGACCGCGATTTTATACTTGAATTCCTCTCTGGCAGTTCGGTTTTAATGATGCATCTGTCACGATTGTGCGAGGAAATCATTCTGTGGTCGAGTCAGGAGTTCCAATTCATCGAGTTATCAGATGCTTTTACGACAGGCAGCAGTATCATGCCTCAGAAGAAGAATCCGGATATGGCTGAACTGATTCGCGGCAAAACAGGCCGTGTCTATGGCAGCCTGATGGGGCTCTTGACCGTATTGAAAGGATTGCCTTTAGCATATAACAAAGATATGCAAGAGGATAAAGAGGGCATGTTTGATACTGTCAAAACAGTAAGGGGCTCCTTGAAGATTTTTGCTGGCATGATCAGTACGATGAAAGTGAAAAAGGAGATAATGGAAAAATCGATCAAGAATGATTTTTCAAATGCGACGGAGCTGGCTGACTATCTGGCAGCAAAAGGAGTACCTTTTCGTGAGGCGCATGAAATCGTTGGCAAGCTTGTTCTTGAATGTATCCAGAAAGGCTGCTTTCTTGCAGAACTGCCACTGGAAGCATACAAGTCGATGAATGCTTTATTTGATGAAAATATTTATGATGCATTGAACCCTTATAATGCAGTGGAAAGACGAAACAGCGCTGGAGGTACAGGATTTTCACAGGTGAAAATCCAAATCGAAAAAGCCAAAAGATCTCTATAA
- a CDS encoding universal stress protein, translated as MALYYKNILVAVDGSKQAAWAFKKAIEIAKRNDASLVMTHIIDLRTFATVEAYDRTISERATQFATELMESYKQQAIEAGIKNVEYDIDYGSPKVKIAKDVAKKYNADLIICGATGMNAVERFFIGSVSEHITRYSSCDVLVVRTDKEN; from the coding sequence ATGGCGCTTTATTATAAGAATATTTTAGTTGCCGTTGACGGTTCTAAACAAGCAGCATGGGCATTTAAAAAAGCCATTGAGATCGCAAAAAGAAACGATGCAAGTCTGGTCATGACCCACATAATCGATTTACGCACTTTCGCTACAGTTGAGGCATATGACCGCACTATCTCAGAGCGTGCGACACAATTTGCTACAGAGTTGATGGAAAGCTACAAACAGCAGGCAATCGAAGCTGGTATAAAAAACGTAGAATATGACATCGATTATGGTTCACCAAAGGTCAAGATTGCGAAAGATGTTGCAAAGAAATATAACGCCGACCTGATTATCTGCGGAGCAACAGGAATGAATGCAGTGGAACGCTTTTTCATTGGAAGTGTCTCCGAGCATATCACCCGCTATTCATCATGTGATGTCCTGGTTGTCCGTACTGATAAAGAAAATTAA
- the ald gene encoding alanine dehydrogenase — translation MRIGVPKEIKNNENRVAMTPAGVVNLVNFGHEVYIETEAGVGSSFTDEDYKAAGALIVESAEEAWAQDMVMKVKEPLAEEYGYFREGLILFTYLHLAPEPELTKALIENKVVGIAYETVQLANGSLPLLTPMSEVAGRMSTQIGAQFLEKVHGGKGILLGGVPGVQRGKVSIIGGGVAGTNAAKMAVGLGAHVTMIDLNPDRLRQLDDIFGSDITTLMSNPLNIAEAVKASDLVIGAVLIPGAKAPKLVTEEMIQSMNPGSVVVDIAIDQGGIFETTDRITTHDNPTYEKHGVVHYAVANMPGAVPRTSTIALTNVTVPYAVQIANKGYKQACMDNEALLKGINTLNGYVTYQAVAEAHNLVYSETKTLLEQI, via the coding sequence ATGCGTATCGGTGTACCTAAAGAGATAAAAAACAATGAGAATCGTGTGGCTATGACGCCTGCGGGAGTAGTAAACCTTGTAAACTTTGGACATGAAGTTTATATTGAAACTGAAGCTGGAGTCGGCTCTAGTTTTACTGACGAGGACTACAAAGCAGCCGGTGCGCTGATCGTTGAAAGTGCAGAAGAAGCATGGGCACAGGATATGGTCATGAAGGTTAAAGAACCTCTGGCAGAAGAATATGGTTATTTCCGTGAAGGCTTAATTTTATTTACATATTTACATCTTGCTCCAGAACCAGAGCTGACAAAGGCTTTGATCGAGAACAAGGTTGTCGGCATCGCTTATGAAACTGTGCAACTGGCTAACGGATCACTTCCATTGCTTACACCTATGAGTGAGGTTGCTGGCCGTATGTCCACACAAATCGGAGCTCAATTCCTTGAAAAGGTACACGGCGGCAAGGGAATCCTGCTTGGAGGCGTTCCAGGTGTACAAAGAGGGAAAGTATCAATCATCGGTGGCGGCGTTGCTGGCACGAATGCAGCGAAAATGGCTGTCGGCCTTGGTGCTCATGTCACAATGATCGACCTGAATCCAGACCGTCTTCGCCAGCTGGATGATATTTTTGGATCTGACATTACAACTCTAATGTCCAATCCATTAAACATTGCTGAAGCAGTCAAAGCATCTGATCTTGTCATCGGTGCAGTTTTGATTCCAGGCGCGAAGGCTCCTAAGCTTGTAACAGAAGAAATGATCCAATCGATGAACCCAGGTTCTGTCGTTGTCGATATCGCCATCGACCAGGGTGGAATCTTCGAAACAACTGACAGGATCACGACACATGACAATCCTACCTATGAAAAGCATGGCGTTGTACACTACGCTGTTGCAAACATGCCAGGTGCAGTTCCTAGAACATCAACCATCGCGCTGACTAATGTGACAGTGCCGTACGCTGTCCAGATTGCGAACAAAGGCTACAAGCAGGCTTGCATGGACAATGAAGCATTGTTAAAAGGAATCAACACGCTTAATGGTTATGTGACTTACCAGGCAGTAGCTGAAGCACACAACCTCGTTTACTCTGAAACAAAAACATTGTTAGAGCAAATCTAA